Below is a genomic region from Leptotrichia shahii.
CCATTAAATCTCTCCTCTCCTTTGTTATTTTTATTTTTAAAATCGCAATGTATTTAACAAGCATTAAAATTATAGCATACTTTATTTATTTTTAGAAATTTTTTTATAATCATATTTTTCTAAGATAAATATAATTAACTATTGGTATAATGAAATTAATATTTAAAAAAGGAGGAAAAATTATTATGTTAAAAAAATCAATAATAGTCTTATTTTCATGTTTATCTATAAGTATCTTGTCATCAGCTGCTATTCCAAGAGTTTCCGCCAAAAGAAGCAGCGAATATTCAGCTCAATCTTCACGTGCATTAACTTCATACTATAGTACAGTTAACAATGTTGCAATTGCTGAAAATTTTGCCACAGTAAAAGAAACTGGACAGCCATTTACTGGAGTTTATGTTGAATTTGACAAAGCTGGAAATGCTCAGGCTGTTAGAAATTATCAAAATGGTACATTAAATGGGCCTATGTTCTTATATTTTCAAAATGGTGACTTGCAGAAAGTTGTAAATTATACAAATGGTATAAGAGAAGGTGAAGATATTGACTTTTACGGAAATGGTAATTCTAAAACTATAAGAAATTACAAAAATGGAATGTTAAATGGTGAAAGTTATGATTTTGATGAATTTGGACGTCTAACTTCATTGCTTGAATATGCAAATAATATCAAAAATGGAAAAGAAGTTAAAATTTCAAACGGAGTTGTAACAAATGAAAATACTTATTCAAATGGACAATTAAATGGAGAAGCTAAGTCATATTATTCTAATGGAGTTGTTCGTTCAGACGGAAACTATTCTCGTAATTACAGAAATGGACAATGGACTTGGAACTATGAAAATGGTACAAAAAAACTGACTGAAAATTATCAAAATGGTATAATTACCGATATTTTAGGCTATTCAAGAAATGGTTCAAAAGAACGTGAAATGAAATTAGTAAATGGAAACGGTAATTTTACTCAATATTATGACAATGGAAAAGTTAAAGTTCAAGGAACTTTAAGAAATTACAAAGCTTACGGAAATTGGACTTTTTATAATAAAGATGGTTATGTAACAGATACACAAGGATTTTATTAAAATTAATTTTGAATTTAATGAAAAATAGTGTATAATATATTAGAAGGAGAATTTAAAAAAGAAAAGTTTTTTCTTTAGAAGGTGGTGTTAAATATGAAAAAGTTTTTATTCATTTTAATGTTTTTATTAAATGTTTTAGGATTTTCAGCGTTAAAAAATGGTATTTATTCTGTTGAAAAAAGATACGATGGAAATTGGAATTCATTTGTTAAATTAACAGTTAGTGACGGGAAAATAATCGGTGCTCAATATGATAGAAAAAACCAAAATGGTGAATTATTTTCAATGAGCCAGAATTCATTCAGAGATATAGCTCTTGAAATTTCAAGAAGCCTTATAAGCTCACAAAATGTAAATTCTGTAACAGGAAAAGATGCAAAAGCAGTATCAGAATTTAAAGAAATGTCAAACTTTTTGATAGATAAAGCCAATAATGGCGAAACTGGAGATTTTCAAATGTAGTTAGACAATTAAATTTTTGATTTTAAAGAAAGTTAAGAAACAAAAAAGGAGTCCTCTCGTAGTTAATCTGTGAGATTGCTCCTTTTTTTCTTAATTATTTTCTTCTAAAAATTTTAAAAATTTCCGTATTTTTCTATCTTTTTCATCTTCCACTAATTTTACTTCAAAAAGTTTTCCAATATTTTTATAATCTATAGCTTCTTTTTCAAATTCTTTTGAATAATCAACTTTTTTCAAATACAATATCTGTCTTTCTGGAAAATAAATCTGTTTTCTATTATATGGCAATATAAAAACATAAAATACATCTTTACTGCCTATCTTCCATTTCCATCCAATTAAATGTCTTTTAAAGTTAAAATGATACAGCCTAACTGTATCATTAAGTGAAAATCCATAATTCATTACATAAAGTTTCCTTTTGAAATCAAAATCCTGAACATACCAGAAATCATATTTTCGATTCTCTTTTACAAGTCTAATTCTCTCATCTT
It encodes:
- a CDS encoding pheromone cAD1 o protein, with translation MKKFLFILMFLLNVLGFSALKNGIYSVEKRYDGNWNSFVKLTVSDGKIIGAQYDRKNQNGELFSMSQNSFRDIALEISRSLISSQNVNSVTGKDAKAVSEFKEMSNFLIDKANNGETGDFQM
- a CDS encoding toxin-antitoxin system YwqK family antitoxin, with the protein product MLKKSIIVLFSCLSISILSSAAIPRVSAKRSSEYSAQSSRALTSYYSTVNNVAIAENFATVKETGQPFTGVYVEFDKAGNAQAVRNYQNGTLNGPMFLYFQNGDLQKVVNYTNGIREGEDIDFYGNGNSKTIRNYKNGMLNGESYDFDEFGRLTSLLEYANNIKNGKEVKISNGVVTNENTYSNGQLNGEAKSYYSNGVVRSDGNYSRNYRNGQWTWNYENGTKKLTENYQNGIITDILGYSRNGSKEREMKLVNGNGNFTQYYDNGKVKVQGTLRNYKAYGNWTFYNKDGYVTDTQGFY